The genomic segment TTCGAAGCAAAGGGTACTGATCACGAGCTTGAGCTGGCGATGCAGTGGAACTCCTCTTATAAGGAATCTGTCCACACCTTCGCTAACACCATCAACACCCGCGAAGGCGGCACCCATGAGGAAGGTTTCCGCTCCGCGCTAACCTCCCTGATGAACCGCTACGCACGTGAGCACAAGCTTCTGAAAGAAAAAGAAGCAAACCTCACCGGCGATGACTGCCGTGAAGGCCTGTCCGCTGTTATTTCTGTGCGCGTTGGCGATCCACAGTTCGAAGGCCAGACCAAGACCAAGCTGGGCAACACAGAGATCAAGTCCTTTGTGCAGCGCATGACCAACGAACATGTTGGACACTGGCTGGAAGCAAACCCTGCTGAAGCCAAGGTCATTATCAACAAGGCTGTTGGTTCTGCGCAGGCTCGTTTGGCTGCACGAAAGGCTCGTGACCTGGTCCGACGCAAGTCCGCCACCGACCTGGGTGGACTGCCAGGCAAGCTTGCTGATTGCCGCTCTAAGGATCCAGAAAAGTCCGAACTCTACATCGTGGAGGGTGACTCCGCAGGTGGTTCTGCGAAGTCAGGTCGTGATTCCCTATTCCAGGCAATTCTTCCACTCCGTGGCAAGATTTTGAATGTGGAAAAGGCTCGCCTGGACAGGGTGCTGAAAAACGCCGAAGTCCAAGCAATCATCACCGCACTGGGCACTGGTATCCACGATGAGTTCGATATCAATAAGCTGCGCTATCACAAGATCGTTCTGATGGCCGACGCCGATGTGGACGGCCAGCACATTGCAACGCTGCTGCTCACCCTGCTCTTCCGCTTCATGCCGGAACTGGTTGCACAAGGCCATGTCTACTTGGCGCAGCCACCTCTGTACAAGCTGAAGTGGCAGCGTGGCGAGCCAGGCTTCGCATACTCAGATGATGAGCGTGACGAGCAGCTTGAAGAAGGCCTCTCCAAGGGTCGCAAGATCAACAAGGATGATGGCATTCAGCGCTACAAGGGTCTCGGCGAGATGAACCCGAGCGAGCTGTGGGAAACCACCATGGACCCAACCGTTCGTATTCTGCGTCGTGTAGATATTGCTGATGCACAGCGTGCAGATGAGCTGTTCTCTATCCTCATGGGTGATGATGTTGTGGCTCGTCGTAGCTTTATTACTCGAAATGCTAAGGATGTCCGCTTCCTGGACGTCTAAACGCGATTACTTAATCCGCTCCTTGCAGATTTTAAGGGGCGGGTTTTGTGATTTTGAGGTGTGGGATCTGAGCAGTGTTCGGCGGCTAATCTGAAAACTACCTAAATCACCGATACCCTTGGTGAGGTGTCTGTTACTGAACCCACCACCACAGCCCATGTTCCACTTCCTGATGGATCATCAACCCCAGTCCAGATTTGGGCATCGGATAATAACGATGCCACTTTAGTGATGATCTGGCCGGGCTTTGGCATGGGTGGATATTATTATCGCCCGATTGCCGCAGCACTGAATAAAGCAGGATTCCATGTGGCAATTGGTGAGCTTCGCGGTCAGGGGCAAAGCTCTGCGCAGGCATCTCGCAGTAGTCAATGGGGTTACCATGACCTCGCATCAGTAGATTTTCCGACGCAGATCATAGCTGCAAAAACTGCACTTGAACTGCCTCAAGACCATCCCATGAGGTTTTTATCGCATTCGATGGGAGGGCAAATTTCTTGTCTTTTTGCAGCTCGACCAGAGGCTCGAACATACAATTTGCAGAGCATTTTTGGTGTGGGTGCAGGTTCTCCTTGGCGGCCTGCGTTTAGCCCAAAGATGGGGAAGCGCTTAGGTCTAGGAGCTGTGCTGCTGGGCGGAATCGGTGGCCATGTCGTGGGGTATTGGCCAGGAAAGATTCTCGGAAAAGATATGGTTGGTTATGGACGCCAATCGGGCACCCATATGCGGGAATGGCGAAAATTTCATAAGCACAATTCTTTGACTGATCTCAATGGTCAAGACATTGACTATGTGGAAGCAATGAAACAAGTGAGCATTCCCGTCACGTTTAGCCGTTGCCCTGATGATGAGGATTGTCCGCAGGCCTCAAGTGAGGCACTTGCAAGTTTTATCCCCTCGGCGCAGACCAAAATTACAGAAATCCCTGAATCGCTCGGGCATAATCGGTGGGCGCGTGAGCCGGAATCAACAGTAAAACTATTCCTTGAACAGGAACTTTAGTATCCGATGGAGCGGAGGTAGAGTTTGCGCCATTTATTCACAAAGAATCCGATGAAAAATGCTGCAAAGACTGTTCCTTCGCGTACGCCGACAAGCCCACCCATAGTGATCCATGAAATAAGGGCTGCGATGGAGACTAAGGTCCAGTCGACGATTTGTTTCATCGATCCGAATTCCATTTTGGGAAATACTTGCACTAAAGCGGCAACAATACCTTCACCAGCGATAAAAGTGATGTTGGGTAGGACTTGAATAAAAATGCCGAGGGACATCAGGATTGTCGCGAAGATAACCCAGAACCAGGAGAGTGCGTAGTTATCTGTTTGTGCCCAAGTGGTGATGAGCAAGCATAAATCACAAAGAATTCCGAAGAGCAGCGCCCAGACAAATTGGACCAGCATGTGTGGTTTAAATTTGGAGCGCAGAATAATCATTTGGCCGAGGATGAGGAATCCGTTGACGATAAAAGTCGTGATTCCGAGTGACAATCCGCTGGCCGCAGCCCACACCACGGGAATTGATGAAATCGTGGTTGTGCCGAGTCCTGCATGGACGGTGATGGCGACGGCGAAGGCAATAATAAAAATCCCGACAAAGAACATCGCCCAACGAGTGGGGAGAGAAAATCTTTGTGCGGGATCTAAAGGTTTTTTATGTGGGTTGCTCACCCAAACTATTGTGCGTTCTTTTCGATCAGCTGGCCAATTGCTGGAAGTTCTTGCTCGATTACTTTGGCAGCTTTTCCGCGTACGCCCTTGTAAACTTTGTCCAAGCCTGGGACGTTAATGTTGTCTGCGTTGCGGTCGGCAACGCTGAGGATGGCGTCGAGAGCCTGAGTGCTGTTGGCTTCGAGGTAAGTGCCGAAATCTGCAGCATCAGCATTGGTGTATTCCTGCCAGAGGCTATCGAGAGATTCAGCCATTTCAGGCAGAAGTCGGCGTGAGCCCTTGGCTACGATATCGGAATCTACTTTGGTTGCTGCCGCCATTGCACCTTTGAGGGCGATGCCGCTGAGGCCGGATTGCTTGCCCACAGTTTCTTCGATGAATGCTGACATATCTTGTACTGCCGCATCGAAATTAGTGGAAACAAGTAAGTCCTTGAGTGAAGTCATGTTGTTTATCTTAAGCGATATAAGAAAAGGCCGGCGTTTAACGCTTCGTTTAAAGCGGACGCGCGGCCATTCTCTTTTTAGAATGTGTTGCAATCCTTCCTCCGCAGAAACCGTTAACCACACCAGTCACTGCAACCACAACAATCACAAAGCTTACATTTCTTAACATTGGTCCTGCAACAGGGGTCTCATGACAGGGGCCTTGCAACATAAGGATTAGGCAAAAGCTAGAGGGTCCTGACGGATCGAATGCAGGGCCACATGGGTGGCAGCCGTGCGTAGGATATGAGTATCGGCTCGCTGGATTCTTAATTGGCTTCCCGTGTTGGCGCGCAATTGGGTAACCACGATTCGAAGAGTTTCTGGATCCAAAGTGAAAGCTTCGCCGGCAAATACAACAGTTTCTGGATCGACAACGTCAACAGCTGTAGTAACGGCATCGGCCAGTTTTTGAGCTCGCTCATTCAAAATTGTTCGAGCAAGGGGGTTTGTGCGGGTAAGTTGGACTAGGTCGGAAAATGATGTCGGCGTGAGGCCACGTCGAAAAGCATCTTTTAAAGTATTTGTATTGCCGAAAGCCATTGGCGTGCGTCCACTATTGGGGCGGTGAACGGTGCCGTTGAAAATCCATGCATGGGAGACCATTTCACGTGCGTAGAAATATAGTGTGGACTGCGAAGGTTGGGTTAATGAGGTATCGATAATTTCTGATCCAGCCATCGCCGCAACACCAGATCCAATGCTTGCGGGGAAGGGGAGGTGCCGGGAAATATCTACCTCTGACCAGTTGTAATCCGAGGAAGTTATGATGCCATTGCTGTTGAGATGTGCAGAAAAGGCAAAGCCAACATTGCGTGGTTCTGGCAATCCGGCACTTAATAAACGAAGTTGATCGGCAACAAAGTTCAAAGTTTTTTCGGGTGTTGAGTGTTGTACTTCGTGCGCAATTTGATTATGTCTAAGTATGCGTCCAGCGAAATCGCATACAGCTACATCAATACTTCGCAAACCGATATGTGCACCCCAAGCGGTTAAATGACGACCATCAATACCGAGTTTGGTGCGCGGGCGCCCAGAACGCATCTCTGTATCTGTGCGAGTTTCTTCTACGAGTCCTGCATCAATCAGGGCGGCAACGTGTCGTGTGATTCCAGCTTGTGACAAACCTAGATCATGCTGCAGGGAGGTGCGATCGGCGTTAGTTGCGCGAATTTGATGAAATACGCGGGCGATCGGCGATTGGGGAGCAGTGATGTGTATCGGGAGGGAGCGCTGGGCGAGCATGTACACACTTTAGACCGAACTGTCTGTTTTTCGATGTTTAATATTCAATATACGGTCTAAATTTTAGACAGACTAGTCTATTTATTGATTTCCAAAAGGACTCGTTGGGTTACTGCAGCAAAGGTTTCATTCCTTCCACTCAGTGGTTTTAAAACTCGGATTATCTCAGAGACCTTCTCGGCCATTGCCTCGCTGGATCCAAAAACGCGCACACCGTGGAAACTTGCCGTACTGGTGGCTGCCGCAGCTGCTAGGGCTGCGAAATCTCGCACCACAACAGCATGTGTCTCACACACTTCATCGGCGATAGCTAGGAGGCTATCGGGGCTTAAGCCTCTCATCGTGCTTGCCTAATTCGCTTTTCGACGCCCGCATACTCGTGCAGCATGGCCCGGGCGAGGCCTGCGATCTCGGCGTCGTCAAGCGTTCTGCTTGCGGCTGCAATGATGGCGCGCGTGGCGGCTTCTTGTTTGCTGCAGCCCTGGGACCTGGCGAGCAGGGTGAGAGCGCGGTCTTGGGCGTCGTTAAGCCTTAAAGTCATTGCCATAACCAAAATGGTATCGCTTTGATACCAGATTTGGGGCGGGTAAGGCGTTAAAACGGGCTGTGGACTAAAATCGTTAAGGTTGGCACGAAGAAAGGTGATCAGTGAGCGACGAGAATACCGGACAATTTGACCGCGTTAATCCTATTGATATCAATGAGGAAATGCAGTCGAGCTACATCGACTATGCGATGTCAGTCATCGTCGGCCGCGCCCTCCCAGAGGTGCGCGATGGCCTGAAGCCTGTCCACCGCCGCGTTTTGTACGCGATGTTTGACAATGGCTACCGCCCCGACCGCAGCTACGTGAAGTCTGCAAAACCAGTTGCAGACACCATGGGTAATTTCCACCCACACGGCGATACCGCCATTTATGACACATTGGTCCGCATGGCTCAGCCATGGTCCATGCGTTATCCGCTAGTCGACGGCCAGGGTAACTTCGGTTCCCGTGGCAATGACGGCCCTGCAGCAATGCGTTACACCGAGTGCCGCATGACTCCACTGGCCATGGAGATGGTGCGCGATATCCGCGAAAACACCGTCAACTTCTCGCCGAACTACGACGGCAAGACCCTCGAGCCTGATGTCATGCCTTCCCGCGTGCCAAACCTGTTGATGAACGGCTCCGGCGGCATTGCAGTCGGCATGGCCACCAATATCCCTCCGCACAACCTCAACGAGCTTGCTGACGCCATCTTCTGGCTTCTGGAACACCCAGATGCTGAAGAGGCTGAGGCGCTCGAAGCGTGCATGAGCTTTGTGAAGGGACCAGACTTCCCAACTGCTGGTCTCATCATCGGCGACAAGGGCATCCACGATGCCTACACCACCGGACGCGGCTCCATCCGCATGCGCGGCGTCACCTCCATTGAGGAGGAAGGCAACCGCACCATCATCGTTATCACTGAGCTGCCATATCAGGTTAACCCAGATAACTTGGTGTCCAATATTGCTGAGCAGGTCCGCGACGGCAAGCTCGTTGGCATCTCCAAGATTGATGATGAATCCTCCGACCGCGTTGGTATGCGCATTGTTGTCACCCTGAAGCGTGACGCAGTTGCTCGCGTGGTGCTGAACAACCTGTTCAAGCATTCCCAGCTGCAAACCAACTTTGGTGCGAATATGCTCTCCATCGTTGATGGCGTGCCACGTACCCTTCGCCTGGATCAGATGCTGCGCTACTACACGGCTCACCAGATCGAAGTTATTGTCCGCCGTACCCAGTACCGTTTGGACAAGGCAGAAGAGCGTGCGCACCTCCTCCGCGGCCTAGTTAAGGCCTTGGACATGCTCGATGAGGTCATTGCCCTTATTCGTCGCAGCCCAACTCCAGATGAAGCCCGCACCGGCCTGATGTCACTTCTCGACGTCGATGAAGCTCAGGCTGACGCAATCCTGGCAATGCAGCTGCGTCGCCTGGCTGCGCTGGAACGTCAAAAGATCATTGATGAACTTGCAGAAATCGAAGTTGAAATCGCAGATCTGAAGGATATTCTGGCAAGCCCAGATCGTCAGCGCACCATCGTTCGTGATGAGCTCACTGAGATTGTGGACAAGTATGGCGATGAGCGTCGTTCACAGATCATTGCCGCTACCGGCGATGTTTCTGAAGAAGACCTCATTGCTCGTGAAAATGTTGTCATCACCATCACCTCTACCGGTTACGCCAAGCGCACCAAGGTGGATGCATACAAATCACAAAAGCGTGGTGGCAAGGGTGTTCGTGGTGCAGAGCTCAAGCAGGACGATATCGTTCGTCACTTCTTCGTCAGCTCCACCCATGACTGGATCCTGTTCTTCACCAACTATGGTCGCGTTTACCGACTCAAGGCATATGAGCTTCCAGAGACATCCCGCACTGCACGTGGCCAACACGTAGCTAACCTGTTGGAATTCCAGCCTGGCGAACAAATCGCCCAGGTCATCCAGCTGGAAAGCTACAATGATGCACCATACTTGGTGCTCGCAACCGCTCATGGTCGTGTGAAGAAGTCTCGTCTGCTGGATTATGAATCAGCACGTTCCGGTGGCCTCATCGCGATTAACCTGAACGAAGACGATCGCCTCATCGGTGCCGCACTGTGTGGCGAAGAAGACGATCTACTGTTGGTCTCTGAATTCGGACAATCCATCCGCTTTACTGCTGATGATGAGCAGCTTCGCCCCATGGGCCGTGCAACCGCCGGTGTTAAGGGTATGCGCTTCCGCGACAACGACCAGCTGCTGTCCATGTCAGTGGTCCGTGATGGCGAATTCCTCCTCGTGGCGACCTCTGGTGGCTACGGCAAGCGCACCCCACTTGAGGATTACTCCACCCAGGGCCGTGGCGGTCTTGGCGTGGTGACCTTCAAGTACACCCCGAAGCGTGGACGCCTCGTGAGCGCCATCTCCGTTGAGGAGGATGACGAGATCTTCGCCATCACCTCTGCTGGTGGCGTTGTCCGCACCGAAGTGAAGCAGATCCGCCCATCATCTCGCGCGACAATGGGCGTTCGTTTGGTCAACTTGGAAGAAGGCGTGGAATTGCTCGCCATCGACAAGAATGTTGAAGACCAAGGCGAAGCATCTGCAGAAGCAGTGGCAAAGGGTGCAGTCGAAGGCCCAGCAAACAAGGCATCTGAAGCAACCAACGCCGAAGAAAACGGCGAGGAGTAATCCATGGCATCCCGAGAAGTATCCATCACCCGAATCTCACCGCTAGCAACTTTTAGAGTTGCACTAGCAATGTCCATCATTGGACTCGTGGCGTGGATCATCTGCGTGACCGTCCTCTACTTTGGACTTAGTGCAGCTGGCGTCTGGCAGAACTTCAATGACGTTATCGGCGGTGTTGGAGCAGAACAATCCATCACCTTCGGCCTCGTTTTAAGTATTTCCGCACTTCTGGGAGCTATCGGAGCGATTACCGTCGCTGTGCTTGCACCATTGTGTGCAATTATCTACAACGCGATAGTTGACCTCTTCGGTGGATTAAAGATTCAGCTTCAAGAAGAAGTTGATTAACCTTTAAAACACATCCCCTGGCCAGTTGCTAAACATAGCTTCTGGCCAGGGGATTTGTTGTATTGTTAACTTATGGGTAGAGTCTTATCTCGTTCCTAGAGGGGCCTATAGCTCAGTTGGTTAGAGCGCATCGCTGATAACGATGAGGTCGCAAGTTCGATTCTTGCTAGGCCCACCAGGAGCAAAAAATGGGGCATTAGCTCAGTTGGTAGAGCACCTGCTTTGCAAGCAGGATGTCAGGAGTTCGATTCTCCTATGCTCCACAGTTTCCCGGTTCACACAAGGTGTGAACCGGGATTTTTGTTTCCCCAGATGGAAGGTGCTGGAAGTGGACGCTATGGGTGGGCGTCGAAAAACAAAGGGGTAAGGGGGGATGTGTGCATGATTGTCCGACTACGGGACTAGTGCACTGATGCGTTTGAATTCTATAGATATTATTCCACCCAATAGTTCGCTCTTATTGGAAAATGTTGGAGAAATCTGCAGAAATAATCCGCTCGATGCACTCCATCATGCGGATTAATGGAGTAGGAATAGCCGTGGGGCTGGGGTGACTTGTGGGAAGTTGATTTTAACCCGGACATTCTAATCCCTGGGAGTGGGGACCATCTTGACAGGTGATCTCATGCAGTGGGGGTCGTTGGGTGAACTCTAATGGTGCGAATATTTATCGGGGCGAGTGGGGGATGGCTCATTTTCGTATTCCGGAAAATCTGGAGATTCCCATTACTCCGGCACTTGAGAAATGGGGTGCCCACCGCCCCCTTTTTTACCCCCTTTTCCACCCTGTTTCACACCTTCCTTTCAGTAATAATACCCAACCTTAAGATTCCTATACCTAAAAGGTATTTCCTATTTCCACTCCCCAGCACCATTATGTGAGTCACATTACAAAAGTTACTTGCTCTACCTTTGGTCATAGTTTTGGCTTGGGGTAAAGAGCCTGATCATCAACCAAAAGGAATATCTCATGTTGGATTCAGCTTTCCGCGCTATCGGCCGGATTCCGGGCGCACTAATGGTGGTGCCCCTCTTCCTAGGTGCGATCGTTAATACCTTCGCCCCAGATATTCTCGATATCGGCAGCTTCACCACAGCACTGTTCCGCGATGGAACTGCCGTCCTGATTGGGCTTTTCTTTCTTGCAGTGGGGTCACAGATTAGCTTGAAGACCGCAGCTCCCTCCCTCGAAAAGGGAGCGGTGCTTCTTGTTGCTAAGTTCGGAATTGCGGCTGCTGTTGGCCTGTCCGTAGCATTCTTTGCTCCAGGGGGAGTGCTGTGGGGATTATTACCACTGGCAATTATCGCGGCGATGTCCAACTCGAATGGTTCCCTCTACAGTGCTTTGATGCAGCAGTTTGGTTCAAAGACCGATAAAGGCGCTATTTCGGTATTGTCCATCAATGATGGCCCCTTCCTCACAATGATTGCCTTGGGTGTAGCGGGATTTGCCCAATTCCCACTGGATGCCCTACTTGCCGCAATTTTCCCTATGATCCTGGGATTTGTGCTCGGCAACTTGTCGCCTTTAGCACGTAATTTCCTGGCTCCCGGCCAGAGTTTGATCATCCCGTTTGTTGCGTTCGCCATCGGCGCAAGCATCGATTTCAGTGTCTTGCTTGCCTCCGGCATGGTCGGCATCCTGCTCGGCCTAATGACGGTTATTCTCTCCGGCGGAGCTGCGATCGGAGCTGTGTACCTATGGCACATGGTCCGCAAGACTCCTCGCCCTGCACGAAACGTCGTGTCCGGTGTCGCTGAAAGTGCTGTGGCTGGAAATGCGATCGCCACCCCAGCAGCTCTGGCTGCGATTGATCCTTCCTTTGCTGCTATTCAAGGTGAAGCTACTGCGCAGATTGCTACTGCAGTGGTAGTGACTGCTTTCATTGCTCCTTTCCTCGTTGCCTTTGTCTCCCGCTTGCAGACTAAGCGCGGAATCACTGCGGAGGCTGAAGATGCTTACTTTGACGCCAAGGGAAGCTCTCAAGTCTTGCTAGATACCTCTGACAGCACTGGTCAGCCTGTTTCTCCTGTACTGCTGGAAAACGAACATAAGCTATCAACAACAGATAGTCTCCGATAGTTACACGTGAGACCACCGGAATTAATGCTGCCGTCCCTCAGGGGAGGCAGCATTTTCCGATGTCTGTTTCTTTCCTCCACGAGACTGCTCCGCTGCTGCTGCCAGCAGGGGTTTGATCCGGTGCAATATAGGTGAGGAATTTCCCTTCAGCCACGCCATGGAAAGTCCGATGATTGGCCCATTCATGATCTCCAACATCTGCAAGTTGCCCATCGGCTGTGGGATAGATCCCCTCGGTACGAGGGCCACGCCGATTCCTGCGGATACCAATGCTAGAACGGTTGAGGTTTCTGGTGCGTGTTGGGCAACGCGGAGATCAAACCCAGCTTGATGAGCGGCTGTCCGGATGATCTCCTCCGCTGCAGAGCCTTCCTGAAAAGCAACGATGGAGTAGTCTGCGAGTGCCACAAAAGGTATGGGTCCCTCTCGCTCTAACAAAGGATGGCCAGGGCTCACCGCGAGAGCAAAGTCATCCACTCCGAAACTCTCTAGCTCCATCTCAGGAGAAGATACTGGGGGACGGAGCACTGCAGCATCAATTTTCCGTTCCAGGAGAAGTCGTTCCAGCTCTGGAGTTAGTTTCTCGCCGCTTACCCTGACTTCGATATTCGGCAGTTTCGTCTTGATTTCCTTTAAAAGTTGCGGCATCAGCTGAAATGTTGCAGTTCCCACAAAACCCAGTCGTAGAACTCCTGCCGAACCTTCCCCTATTGCACGGACATCGCGCTCGAGGTCTTCTAACTCATTGAGTAGTGCCGGGATTCTTTCTGCCAAGAAGCTCCCCGCTGGGGTGAGAGTCACGCCTTGACTCGATCGCTCGAAAAGAGCGGCCCCGATACGATTTTCCAGCATTTTGATCTGTCGCGAGAGCGGGGGCTGGGAGATCCCGAGGTCTTCTGCAGCACGACTAAAATTCCTGGCCTGCGCGACTGCTAAAAAATACCGGAGGTGTCGTGAATCAATCACTGATTATTTCCTCTCTGCAGTCCATCTGTGCTGATACGGGGACATGACGTTTATAATCTACCAAGAGGCTCATGAACTACTTACTTCGAAGATTAAGCGGATTATGGTCTCCTCGATTTTCAGACTGAAGTGTTGCAAACTCCCGCTGGTCTAAGGAAAGTCGATTGCTTGAGGTTGTTGCTTTTTTGGGTGCAGGAGCAATGGAGTAGACCCCGAAAGCAAATTTATAAGGGTGGAGCTAAATTACGGGGGACAATACTCAGGCACACCCAATGTATGAACTCTAAGTAACCAACCGAGCGGTGGTTCTCTGAGCACGGTAAACACATAGCTGTCTAAAAATATCACCTTTAATAAGGGAGAAGCTATGCCTATTTCTAAGATTCGAATCGTCATTGCGGCCAGCGCCGTGGTGTCTTCAGCGATAGCCGGAGTATCTATTGCTCAAGCGCAGGAAGAGCTTGCGCAATTCAATATCACTAATATCACTGATTACCACGGATACATTTCCGCAACCAAGGCACATCCTGGTGCAGCGATGCTCAAATGTGCAGTGGACAATGCTGCGGATGGATTGCCTCAAGCATTTGTGTCATCCGGAGACAATATCGGCGGAAGCCCATTTGCCTCGTCCATCCTTGATGATGAACCTACTTTGGATGTATTAAATCAGATGGGGCTTGATTTCTCTGCGGTGGGAAACCACGAATTCGATAAAGGCTACGCAGATCTCACTGGCCGTGTCGCAGATCTTGCCAATTTTGAGTACTTGGGTGCCAACGTTGAGGGTGGAAATCCAGGTTTAGCTCCTTATGGCATCACTGAACTCGATGGAGTGAAAGTAGCATTCGTGGGCACCGTATCCCAAGAAACTCCCATGCTGGTCAACTCAGAAGGTATTGAGGGAATCACTTTTTCGGACCCAGTAGCAATGACCAACCGTGTAGCAGATCAGCTCGTGGAAAGCGGCGAGGCTGATGTTGTGGTTGCGCTTTTCCATGAAGGAATTTCCGGCACTGAGCAATGGTCTGAAAATATTGACGCTATTTTTGCTGGACACACCCACCAAGTGCGAAATCTGGGTACCGATCAAGGGCCACTGATTATGCAGGCGGGTAATTACGGACATGCACTTGCTGACGTCGACTTCAGCTACAACCGTTCCACTGATGAACTCATTGTGAACGATGCTCGCATACTCGGCGTAGAAGAGATCAACGCATGTGGAACCCCTGATTCAGCAATCTCGAAGATTGTCGCTCAGGCTGAAATTGATGCGGGTGAAGCAGGTAAAGAAGTTGTTGCCACCATTGAAGATGATTTCCTTCGTGCACTCGACGAAGGGGCAGAATCTGGATCCAATTATGGTGCAGAATCTCAGTTGGTCAACATGATTGCAAACGCTGTGCGCTGGTCCATGACAACAAATACTGCAACCACCGCAGATATTGGACTAATGAATGCTGGTGGCTTGCGTGCGGACTTGTTCGCCGGCGAGGTTACATATGCGGAGGCTTTTGAAATTCAACCATTTGCTGGTGAAGATTCCTTTGTCACATTGAAAGGCGCTGATTTTAAAGACGTCTTAGAACAGCAATGGAAAGAAAATTCTGCACGACCAGTAGCTGCCCTGGGCGTATCTGACAACGTTTCCTACACCTATGACATCAATCGCCCCATTGGTGATCGCATTACCTCCGTATCTATCGATGGTGCACCACTAGATCCAGCGCGTGACTATGTCGTTGCTGCATCTGTTTACCTCTTGTCTGGCAATGAGGGAATGGAAGCCCTCACTCGAGGCACTGCTCCTGCACAGACCGGTATCGTGGATGTGCAATCCACCATCGGTTACCTTGCTAACAATTATGTCGTGCCACGTTATGGTCAAGCTCAGATTTCCGTCACTCCATCCAGTGAATTTAACGCTGGCGAAACCATCACTCTTGACCTGGCCGGTCTCCGCTACACCCAAAGCGATACTGCCACGGAAGTTACCGTCAGCCTTGGCGATGTCATTGTGTCCGCTCCAATTGAACCAACACTTGGGGCTGCCGGCTTTGGTGAAGCTGGTACCGCAACAGTGAATGTTGAGATTCCAGCAGACCTTTCCGGTGCTCAAGAGCTAGTAATAACTACAGATGCTGGAACCCATATTTCCATGCCAGTCAGTGTTGTGGGTGCGCAGCAGCCACAGCCACAACCTCAGCCTGCAGGTTCTTCAATCCTTGGAACCGGCTTACTTAGCGGAATTCTAGGAATTTTTGCTGGCATCTTTGGTGCGATTGGTGTTGTTAACTGGATTGATCCAACTTTCATCCAGCACATCCAACAGCGATTCTTTGCTTAAATAACGGTAAATAAGTAGGAAAAGCATGCGTCTACCTGCAGATTTCTTTAGAAGTGTGCTTAGGATGTAGAATTTAAAGAGCAAGTTTTTACAGCTTGTTCTTTAGTTTGGGGCATTAGCTCAGTTGGTAGAGCACCTGCTTTGCAAGCAGGATGTCAGGAGTTCGATTCTCCTATGCTCCACAGTTTCCCGGTTCACACCTTGTGTGAGCCGGGATTTTTGTTTTAACAGGCGTTTAGGGGCAACGGTT from the Corynebacterium crudilactis genome contains:
- a CDS encoding bifunctional metallophosphatase/5'-nucleotidase, producing the protein MPISKIRIVIAASAVVSSAIAGVSIAQAQEELAQFNITNITDYHGYISATKAHPGAAMLKCAVDNAADGLPQAFVSSGDNIGGSPFASSILDDEPTLDVLNQMGLDFSAVGNHEFDKGYADLTGRVADLANFEYLGANVEGGNPGLAPYGITELDGVKVAFVGTVSQETPMLVNSEGIEGITFSDPVAMTNRVADQLVESGEADVVVALFHEGISGTEQWSENIDAIFAGHTHQVRNLGTDQGPLIMQAGNYGHALADVDFSYNRSTDELIVNDARILGVEEINACGTPDSAISKIVAQAEIDAGEAGKEVVATIEDDFLRALDEGAESGSNYGAESQLVNMIANAVRWSMTTNTATTADIGLMNAGGLRADLFAGEVTYAEAFEIQPFAGEDSFVTLKGADFKDVLEQQWKENSARPVAALGVSDNVSYTYDINRPIGDRITSVSIDGAPLDPARDYVVAASVYLLSGNEGMEALTRGTAPAQTGIVDVQSTIGYLANNYVVPRYGQAQISVTPSSEFNAGETITLDLAGLRYTQSDTATEVTVSLGDVIVSAPIEPTLGAAGFGEAGTATVNVEIPADLSGAQELVITTDAGTHISMPVSVVGAQQPQPQPQPAGSSILGTGLLSGILGIFAGIFGAIGVVNWIDPTFIQHIQQRFFA